In Deltaproteobacteria bacterium, the genomic stretch ATGGGGGCGATGATCCTCTTAAGTATTTTTTGCGCCTTCTTGTACCAGATTTATCTCGTCGCAGTAGATGCCAAGGACGAATTTGGACGATATCTGGCCGTTGGAGTTTTTTTTTATTTCTTTCTGCAGATATTTATCAATATAGGCATGGTTCTAGGGCTGATGCCGGTCGTGGGGATCCCACTTCCGTTTATCAGTTATGGGGGAAGCGCGGCTGTGGTCAATTTTTGTCTGATCGGACTTGTGCTGAATGTTTCCATGCGCAGGTTCATGTTCAAAAAAGGTTAGGCCGGTTTCAGATCGGCCCTTCCGGGAGGTAGCGGGATGGGAAAAAACGATATCAACGCCTTTCTCGGCGCGGGCACTGTGTATCGCGGGCATTTGGTGTTCCAGGGATCGGTTAGGATTGACGGCGAGTTCGAAGGCGACGTGGAGTCGGAGGGAACTCTGGTTGTGGGAAGAGAGGCCAAGGTGACGGGAACCATCTGTGTCGGAACGCTTGTTTTGAGCGGCTCAGTGAACGGGACGGTACGGGCCTCGGAAAAAATCATTCTGAGCAAGGAGGCCAGAATGGTTGGCATCATCCAAGCCCCGTCCATGGCTATGGAGGAGGGGGCTGTCCTCAAGGGAAAGGTGAATATGGATGGGGACGGGGATTCTTCCGAGGATTTGCCCCTCAAGTGTGAGTCTCATGAATGATTGCTCCGGTTAGCATCTCGTA encodes the following:
- a CDS encoding polymer-forming cytoskeletal protein; the protein is MGKNDINAFLGAGTVYRGHLVFQGSVRIDGEFEGDVESEGTLVVGREAKVTGTICVGTLVLSGSVNGTVRASEKIILSKEARMVGIIQAPSMAMEEGAVLKGKVNMDGDGDSSEDLPLKCESHE